A window from Methylococcus mesophilus encodes these proteins:
- the epsF gene encoding chain length determinant protein EpsF, giving the protein MSANRLILIFLARWRVFGWTLAVTVLTTLVASVAMSKTYTASTTVVIDYKGGDPLTGSAFPSDLMAGYLATQVDIIGSHAVAARVADALKLSEAPAYRDRFEKVARKTGARAVFRDWAADKLLEDLDVSPSRESDVITISYAASDPQFATDVANAFAQTSIRANVELKLDPVKRQAAWFDEQAHALRGALEKAQAELSSYQIERGVLAAGDKLDVETAHLSDLSAQLAAAKGQMYDSGARGRQMREAAARGGVDELPDLLQNPALQVLKTELARAEARLAEVGSLYDWNHPQRQSVAAEVSSLRKKLAAEVANATGAIERAAELARQRVADLEQAVAEQRKRILDLGAEQDKLSVLKREVENAQRVYDAALQRASQLQLESRLEGTNIAVLSPAVPPLKPSKPKLLLNLVLSVILGGGLGLAFVLLFEFKDRRIRCAEDVTDELGLPLLAEMPPEGTARPRPFQLGVLSAFKD; this is encoded by the coding sequence ATGAGTGCCAACCGGCTCATCCTGATTTTCCTCGCGCGCTGGCGGGTTTTCGGTTGGACGCTGGCCGTGACCGTACTGACCACGCTGGTGGCCAGCGTCGCGATGTCAAAAACCTATACCGCGTCGACCACCGTCGTGATCGATTACAAGGGTGGCGATCCGCTGACCGGCTCGGCGTTTCCGTCCGATCTCATGGCCGGTTACCTTGCGACCCAGGTGGACATCATCGGCAGCCACGCCGTGGCGGCACGCGTCGCGGACGCGCTGAAGCTCTCGGAGGCTCCGGCTTACCGTGACCGCTTCGAGAAAGTCGCCAGGAAGACGGGCGCGCGCGCGGTATTCCGTGACTGGGCGGCGGACAAGCTGCTGGAGGATCTGGACGTGTCGCCGTCGCGGGAGAGTGACGTCATCACGATTTCTTACGCCGCGTCCGATCCCCAGTTCGCTACGGATGTGGCGAATGCCTTCGCCCAGACCAGTATCCGTGCCAACGTCGAACTCAAGCTGGATCCGGTGAAGCGCCAGGCGGCCTGGTTCGACGAGCAGGCGCATGCGCTGCGGGGTGCGCTGGAAAAAGCCCAGGCCGAGCTTTCGAGCTACCAGATCGAGCGCGGCGTACTTGCTGCGGGTGACAAGCTGGACGTCGAAACCGCTCACTTGTCCGATCTGTCGGCGCAGCTGGCGGCGGCTAAGGGCCAGATGTACGACAGCGGGGCGCGGGGGCGGCAGATGAGGGAGGCGGCGGCCCGTGGGGGAGTGGATGAACTTCCGGATTTATTGCAGAACCCCGCGCTGCAGGTGCTGAAGACCGAACTGGCGCGTGCCGAGGCCCGGCTCGCCGAAGTCGGTTCGCTCTACGACTGGAACCACCCGCAACGGCAATCCGTGGCGGCCGAGGTCTCGAGCCTGCGGAAAAAACTTGCCGCCGAGGTGGCGAACGCGACGGGTGCCATCGAGCGCGCCGCCGAACTCGCCCGTCAGCGCGTGGCGGACCTGGAGCAGGCCGTGGCCGAACAGAGGAAGCGGATACTCGATCTGGGTGCCGAACAGGACAAGTTGAGCGTGTTGAAACGGGAGGTGGAGAACGCCCAGCGCGTCTACGATGCCGCCCTGCAGCGGGCGAGCCAACTGCAGTTGGAGAGTCGGCTGGAGGGGACCAACATCGCCGTGCTGTCGCCCGCGGTGCCGCCGCTCAAGCCCAGCAAGCCGAAGCTGCTGCTGAACCTGGTGTTGTCCGTCATCCTGGGGGGAGGACTGGGGTTGGCCTTCGTCCTGCTGTTCGAGTTCAAGGACAGGCGCATCCGTTGCGCGGAGGACGTCACCGACGAGCTGGGCCTGCCGCTCCTTGCCGAAATGCCTCCGGAAGGGACGGCGCGGCCCCGCCCGTTCCAGCTTGGCGTGCTATCCGCATTCAAGGACTGA
- a CDS encoding YbhB/YbcL family Raf kinase inhibitor-like protein, giving the protein MKRMDRDRVCRGGMLALLIHFSLVWTGSAAAEAAGGETAMALILTSEAFPPNGEIPQKYTCDGGDVSPPLGWSGLPPGTRSLVLVVDDPDAPDPKAPKITWVHWVLYNLPPEAPGLPEAVQSLPAGTLQGVNDWKRTGYGGPCPPIGRHRYVHKLYALDTVLPDLHRPDKAKLEHAMAGHVLDRAELIGTYQRSR; this is encoded by the coding sequence ATGAAACGTATGGACCGGGACCGTGTTTGCCGCGGCGGGATGCTCGCGTTGCTCATCCATTTTTCGCTGGTCTGGACCGGAAGTGCCGCCGCCGAGGCGGCGGGCGGAGAAACGGCTATGGCTTTGATCCTCACTTCGGAAGCATTCCCGCCGAACGGCGAGATACCGCAAAAGTACACCTGTGACGGCGGCGACGTTTCGCCGCCTCTCGGCTGGTCGGGACTGCCGCCAGGTACCCGAAGTCTGGTGCTTGTCGTCGACGACCCTGATGCTCCGGACCCCAAGGCGCCCAAAATAACGTGGGTCCACTGGGTGTTGTACAACCTGCCTCCGGAGGCGCCGGGCTTGCCCGAAGCGGTCCAGTCGCTGCCCGCCGGCACGCTGCAGGGCGTGAACGACTGGAAGCGCACGGGCTACGGTGGGCCCTGCCCTCCGATCGGCCGCCACCGCTACGTCCACAAGCTTTACGCCTTGGACACCGTCTTGCCCGATCTGCACCGGCCGGATAAGGCGAAACTCGAGCATGCCATGGCCGGGCATGTGCTCGATCGCGCCGAGCTGATCGGGACCTACCAGCGTTCCCGCTGA
- a CDS encoding DUF6794 domain-containing protein — MAKTTFTQCPRTVAEAVEMLVEEFSDRQKAEVALTFKTALYLLHFSLGSHIRKTFGLWAPDSPLRRDCGRALGRGDLPPDEASDVIIEALWERLQAYRDRNAKI; from the coding sequence ATGGCCAAGACCACGTTCACCCAGTGTCCTCGCACCGTGGCCGAAGCGGTGGAAATGCTTGTTGAAGAATTCAGCGACCGGCAGAAGGCCGAAGTGGCCTTGACCTTCAAGACTGCGCTCTACCTTCTGCATTTCAGCCTCGGCAGCCACATACGCAAGACCTTCGGTTTGTGGGCGCCGGACAGCCCATTGCGGCGCGATTGCGGGCGAGCATTGGGACGCGGCGACCTGCCGCCGGACGAAGCGTCCGACGTCATCATTGAAGCGCTGTGGGAGCGGCTGCAGGCTTACCGGGACCGCAACGCCAAGATCTGA
- the epsG gene encoding chain length determinant protein tyrosine kinase EpsG, producing MKNLPSFDGPDLPRSDVQLGQLLLHAGKLSEKDIEAIAEKQREDGLRFGEAALILGLIGEDDLRQALARQFAHPCLPDSDTSVDADLIAAFCPPGREGEALRDLRSILMLRWFGGHRRLLTLTSGRPAEGCGRLAANLAVAFSQLGERTLLIDANLREPELHRLFKLRGDPGLSGVLAGRHSPEKATSGIPALGDLSVLPAGAPPPNPQELLSRESFIRLLDAAAEQYDIVLLNTPPALESADARIVATRAAGCVIVVRRDSTRLGDAAAVKDQLSGAGVEVLGAVLAS from the coding sequence ATGAAAAATCTCCCCTCCTTCGATGGCCCGGATTTGCCCCGCAGCGATGTCCAGTTGGGACAGCTCTTGCTGCATGCCGGCAAGTTGTCGGAAAAGGATATCGAGGCCATCGCGGAAAAGCAGCGGGAGGATGGGTTGAGGTTCGGCGAAGCGGCGTTGATTCTGGGGCTGATCGGAGAGGACGATCTGCGCCAGGCTTTGGCGCGCCAGTTCGCGCATCCTTGCCTGCCCGACTCGGACACCAGCGTCGATGCGGATCTGATCGCGGCCTTTTGCCCGCCGGGGCGGGAAGGCGAGGCTTTGCGGGACCTCCGCAGCATCCTGATGTTGCGGTGGTTCGGGGGACACAGGCGGCTGCTCACCCTGACGTCGGGGCGGCCGGCGGAAGGTTGCGGCCGGCTGGCGGCGAATCTCGCCGTGGCGTTTTCCCAGTTGGGAGAGCGGACCCTGCTGATCGACGCCAACCTGCGGGAGCCGGAGCTGCACCGTCTGTTCAAGTTGCGCGGCGACCCTGGCTTGTCGGGTGTCCTTGCCGGGCGCCACAGTCCGGAGAAGGCGACCAGCGGCATTCCGGCCCTCGGCGATCTGAGCGTGCTGCCGGCCGGTGCGCCGCCGCCCAATCCCCAGGAATTGCTGAGCCGGGAGTCTTTCATCCGACTTCTGGATGCCGCCGCGGAGCAATACGACATCGTGCTGCTGAATACGCCGCCGGCGCTGGAGAGCGCCGATGCCCGAATCGTGGCGACGCGCGCCGCGGGCTGCGTCATCGTGGTCCGCCGCGACTCGACCCGCCTCGGCGACGCTGCGGCGGTCAAGGACCAGCTTTCCGGCGCGGGCGTCGAGGTGCTGGGCGCGGTCCTGGCCTCATGA
- the cax gene encoding calcium/proton exchanger yields the protein MRVGKFEIEPMSLLLVFVPVSIALEWVHADPVWIFAGSALAIVPLAGQMGKATEYLAEHLGAGLGGLLNASFGNAAELIIGFVALRAGLIDVVKASITGSIIGNILLVLGASVVVGGLKHETQYFNRTAAGLGVTLAGLSAIGLVVPAIFHMVVQGHPEPHEQELSLEIALVLFVTYILSLVFTLRTHRHLYVGESSDETDEALGVGTWSKRKSLLILLGATALVAWMSELLVGAVEHAAHDLGMTNVFIGVILVAIVGNAAEHSTAVMMAAKNHMDLAMNIAIGSSIQIALFVAPLLVFAGYLMGQPMDLVFSTFEVVAVAIAVAAVVLIAMDGESNWMEGVNLLAVYVILAIAFYFLP from the coding sequence ATGCGAGTCGGGAAATTCGAAATCGAACCTATGTCGTTGCTGCTGGTTTTCGTGCCGGTCAGCATTGCGCTGGAGTGGGTCCATGCGGACCCGGTCTGGATTTTCGCGGGGTCCGCGCTTGCGATCGTCCCCCTGGCGGGCCAGATGGGAAAGGCCACCGAATATCTCGCCGAACATCTCGGCGCGGGCCTCGGCGGACTGCTCAATGCTTCGTTCGGCAATGCGGCGGAATTGATCATCGGCTTCGTCGCACTGCGGGCAGGCTTGATCGACGTGGTCAAGGCCTCGATCACCGGCTCGATCATCGGCAACATCCTGCTGGTGCTAGGTGCCAGCGTGGTGGTCGGCGGGCTGAAGCACGAAACCCAGTATTTCAACCGTACCGCCGCCGGACTCGGCGTGACCCTGGCCGGGCTCAGTGCGATCGGGCTGGTGGTGCCGGCGATTTTCCACATGGTCGTCCAAGGGCATCCGGAGCCTCACGAACAGGAACTGAGCCTGGAAATCGCCCTGGTACTGTTCGTCACCTACATCCTCAGCCTGGTGTTCACCCTGCGCACTCATCGGCATCTTTACGTGGGCGAGTCCTCGGACGAAACCGACGAGGCGCTCGGCGTGGGAACCTGGAGCAAGCGCAAATCATTGCTTATTCTGCTGGGCGCCACGGCGCTCGTCGCCTGGATGAGCGAGCTGCTGGTGGGCGCGGTGGAGCATGCGGCGCACGACCTGGGCATGACCAACGTCTTCATCGGCGTGATCCTCGTCGCCATCGTCGGCAATGCGGCGGAGCACAGCACGGCGGTCATGATGGCGGCCAAGAACCACATGGATCTGGCCATGAACATCGCCATCGGTTCCAGCATCCAGATCGCCCTGTTCGTGGCGCCGCTCCTGGTTTTCGCCGGCTATCTGATGGGCCAGCCAATGGACCTGGTATTTTCCACCTTCGAGGTCGTCGCGGTCGCGATCGCGGTCGCCGCCGTGGTTCTGATCGCGATGGACGGCGAGTCGAACTGGATGGAAGGGGTCAACCTGCTGGCGGTTTACGTCATCCTCGCCATCGCTTTCTATTTCCTTCCCTAG
- a CDS encoding outer membrane beta-barrel protein: MADKTDWFQPFVSNTFTYDTNVFRLPSSLTAAETNALIDNVSKGGSKSDFINRISAGAKVRWYSGPHRVNMNLGVDDNIFVRNTALQNVSTLNDASWIWDVSRAWSTQVGAEYQQYLNAFGNYIIPRKDMLTNMAYFGKVKYQFSPDWRTGAGVRWDEISHSVRDRRQNDVQELSETAEVIYQNAAGSSAGVEYRHGAGSYPDRNPVIFGFDEYDVNSVKLVGGYVFSAKTRFDGYVGYLAQTFAQAPRFDYSGCIWRMGVEWLPTDKTSVKISGWQNLEAYQDVASSYFVGNGVKLLSKWEASRKVEVAGEFSWESRNYVGDGGANSSETPVSRRVDDFFAAQAGVTYRPVDYVDVFLTYRYEKRKVNRVFFNYEYDGIALGLALRF, from the coding sequence TTGGCGGACAAGACCGATTGGTTTCAGCCGTTCGTATCCAATACTTTTACCTATGACACCAATGTGTTCCGCCTGCCTTCGAGTCTCACCGCCGCCGAGACTAACGCCTTGATCGACAACGTGTCCAAAGGCGGGAGCAAATCCGATTTTATCAACCGAATTTCGGCGGGTGCCAAGGTGCGCTGGTATTCAGGGCCGCATCGAGTGAACATGAATCTTGGGGTCGATGACAACATTTTCGTCCGGAACACCGCATTGCAGAATGTGTCCACCCTTAACGACGCTTCCTGGATCTGGGATGTTTCCAGAGCATGGTCGACTCAGGTCGGCGCCGAATATCAGCAGTACCTGAACGCATTCGGAAACTACATTATCCCGCGCAAGGACATGCTGACCAACATGGCTTATTTCGGAAAGGTGAAATATCAGTTTTCCCCGGACTGGCGGACCGGAGCCGGGGTGCGGTGGGACGAAATCAGCCACAGCGTGCGCGACCGCAGGCAGAACGACGTCCAGGAACTGAGCGAAACGGCGGAAGTCATATATCAGAACGCCGCCGGGAGTTCGGCGGGGGTCGAATATCGCCATGGAGCAGGGTCTTATCCGGATAGAAATCCGGTGATATTCGGCTTCGACGAATACGATGTCAATTCTGTGAAACTTGTTGGCGGTTACGTGTTTTCCGCCAAGACCCGTTTCGACGGATATGTCGGGTATCTCGCCCAGACCTTCGCCCAGGCGCCACGGTTCGATTATTCGGGCTGTATCTGGCGCATGGGCGTGGAGTGGCTGCCGACGGATAAGACCAGCGTAAAGATTTCCGGCTGGCAAAATCTCGAAGCCTACCAGGATGTCGCGTCCAGCTATTTCGTCGGCAACGGCGTCAAGTTGCTTTCGAAATGGGAGGCGAGCCGGAAAGTCGAAGTCGCGGGCGAATTTTCATGGGAAAGCCGAAATTACGTCGGGGATGGCGGGGCCAATTCTTCCGAAACTCCAGTATCGCGCCGCGTCGACGATTTTTTCGCTGCGCAGGCCGGTGTCACCTACAGGCCGGTGGATTATGTTGATGTTTTTTTGACGTACCGGTATGAAAAAAGAAAGGTGAACAGGGTGTTTTTCAACTACGAGTACGATGGTATCGCTCTGGGTCTCGCGTTGAGGTTCTGA
- a CDS encoding undecaprenyl-phosphate glucose phosphotransferase — protein MNQTGAPSVFESPLVFLLKTLFAPVVASGVFLASLRFEGYPLEGANILMLFLVFIIVSYTFKVTRLNDRLTARSFFETAFDTLARWVFTLAVVALLTYVAGIEDLLDEPGFVVWAGATPFILLFGQLAVGPMVRIYFRRYGGHRKAVIVGVTEMGVKLAEAIGSHTFLRTDVLGFFEDRPADRTADPGDLPVLGRTADLPEFLRDHEVHAVYITLPIARQPRILELLDSLKDSTVSVYFVPDLFMTDLLQARWDTLAGIPVMAVCESPFIGIRGLSKRVMDIVGAIGALVMLAPVMLLIALAVRLSSRGPALFKQRRYGEDGEAIFVYKFRSMTVCEDGGTVTQAKQGDARVTPLGAILRKTSLDELPQFLNVLQGTMSLVGPRPHAVAHNELYRGLIKGYMVRHKVKPGITGWAQVNGLRGETETVEKMAARIRYDLEYLRNWSLWLDMWILLKTVGVVLKQKNAY, from the coding sequence ATGAATCAGACTGGTGCTCCTTCGGTTTTTGAAAGCCCTCTGGTTTTTCTGCTCAAGACGCTGTTCGCGCCGGTGGTCGCTTCCGGGGTATTTCTGGCAAGCCTGAGATTCGAAGGGTATCCGCTGGAGGGAGCGAACATCCTGATGTTGTTTTTGGTGTTCATCATCGTCTCCTATACCTTTAAGGTGACGCGGTTGAACGACAGGCTGACCGCGCGTTCTTTTTTCGAGACGGCGTTCGACACCCTGGCACGTTGGGTTTTTACGCTGGCCGTGGTCGCATTGCTGACTTATGTCGCCGGTATCGAGGATTTGTTGGACGAACCCGGTTTCGTGGTTTGGGCAGGCGCGACGCCATTCATCCTGCTGTTCGGGCAGCTTGCGGTCGGGCCGATGGTCAGGATCTATTTCCGTCGGTATGGCGGCCATCGCAAGGCGGTGATCGTCGGGGTGACGGAGATGGGGGTAAAACTGGCGGAAGCGATCGGGAGCCACACCTTCCTGCGCACCGACGTGCTCGGGTTTTTCGAGGACAGGCCGGCGGACCGAACTGCGGATCCCGGCGATCTGCCAGTTCTCGGGCGCACGGCGGACCTGCCGGAGTTTCTCCGGGACCATGAGGTGCATGCGGTCTACATCACCTTGCCCATCGCCCGCCAGCCCCGGATTCTCGAGTTGCTGGACAGCCTGAAAGATTCGACCGTCTCGGTGTATTTCGTGCCCGATCTGTTCATGACTGACCTGCTTCAGGCCCGCTGGGACACGCTGGCAGGTATCCCGGTGATGGCGGTCTGCGAATCGCCCTTCATCGGAATAAGGGGTTTGAGCAAGCGTGTGATGGACATCGTGGGCGCCATCGGGGCTCTGGTGATGCTGGCGCCAGTGATGCTGCTGATCGCTCTGGCGGTGCGGTTGTCGTCGCGGGGGCCGGCGCTGTTCAAGCAGCGGCGCTACGGCGAAGACGGCGAGGCGATCTTCGTCTACAAGTTCCGCAGCATGACGGTCTGCGAGGATGGCGGCACGGTGACCCAGGCGAAGCAGGGGGATGCCCGGGTGACGCCCTTGGGCGCGATTTTGAGAAAGACTTCTCTGGACGAGTTGCCCCAGTTCTTGAACGTGCTGCAGGGCACCATGAGCCTCGTGGGACCACGTCCCCATGCGGTTGCGCACAACGAGCTTTACCGGGGGCTGATCAAGGGTTACATGGTGCGCCACAAGGTGAAGCCGGGTATCACCGGCTGGGCGCAGGTCAACGGCCTGCGGGGCGAGACCGAGACGGTCGAGAAGATGGCGGCGCGCATCAGGTACGATCTGGAGTACCTGCGCAACTGGTCGCTGTGGCTGGACATGTGGATCTTGCTGAAGACCGTCGGCGTGGTCTTGAAGCAAAAGAACGCCTATTGA
- the epsE gene encoding polysaccharide export protein EpsE produces the protein MPGKISSGVKAALCRIALVMGLMAGWGAVAGDAPLHEAGDYRLGPGDVVRISVFNYPELAIETRISQTGNITFPLTGPIAIGDLTAAEAEGRIAGKLRQGGYISDPHVTVVVSQFKAREVAVMGQVKNPGKYPIEKQSRVMDMLAAAGGVTTADAGDTATLLRANGEKLVVDLKALFEGSSGQNPEVAAGDTLFVPKAPQFYVYGEVQRPGAYRLQRGMTVSQAISAAGGLTPRGTDTWPAPIVKRRDAAGVEQETSVDGSYALQPDDVLYLRERWF, from the coding sequence ATGCCCGGGAAGATTAGTTCCGGCGTGAAAGCGGCGTTGTGCCGCATCGCTTTGGTCATGGGGCTGATGGCCGGCTGGGGGGCCGTGGCTGGCGATGCGCCCTTGCACGAGGCGGGCGACTACCGGCTCGGACCGGGAGACGTGGTGAGGATCAGCGTGTTCAACTATCCCGAGCTGGCCATCGAAACCCGGATCAGCCAGACGGGGAACATCACGTTTCCGCTCACCGGTCCCATCGCCATCGGAGATTTGACGGCCGCCGAAGCGGAAGGGCGCATTGCCGGCAAGCTGCGCCAGGGCGGATACATCAGCGATCCGCATGTCACTGTGGTGGTCTCCCAGTTCAAGGCGAGGGAGGTCGCAGTGATGGGACAGGTCAAGAATCCCGGCAAGTACCCGATCGAGAAACAGAGCCGGGTGATGGACATGCTGGCCGCCGCCGGCGGGGTGACGACGGCCGATGCAGGCGATACGGCGACGCTGCTGCGTGCCAATGGCGAGAAGCTCGTCGTCGATCTCAAGGCCTTGTTCGAGGGAAGCTCCGGTCAGAATCCAGAGGTGGCGGCCGGCGACACGCTCTTCGTTCCGAAGGCGCCGCAGTTTTATGTCTACGGGGAAGTTCAGCGGCCCGGTGCCTACCGGCTTCAGCGGGGCATGACGGTCAGCCAGGCGATTTCCGCCGCCGGCGGGCTGACGCCCCGGGGGACCGACACCTGGCCCGCGCCGATCGTCAAGCGGCGCGACGCCGCCGGGGTGGAGCAGGAGACATCGGTGGACGGTTCTTATGCCCTGCAGCCGGATGACGTGCTGTATCTGCGCGAGCGGTGGTTCTGA
- a CDS encoding glucan biosynthesis protein produces MIGKTSRRDFMRLGATLGLGAPLLAGAPRSWSEPKGLKFGASLPFSYEMLVKRAEALASRPYSPPPTVSEVVRKLDYEAWGHIRFRTEDALFAEGPSVYPVTFFHLGQFFQKPVKVHAVEGGKSRQIYYSADYFDMPGDSPARQMPEKSGFAGLRLQEARSRSDWRTQDWIAYLGASYFRAIGALNQYGLSARGVVVDAAEPTPEEFPDFTEFYIEGAAAENDPVVICALLDGPSVTGAYRFLTWRKEGVVQEIEAAVFMRRGVKRLGLAPLTSMYWFSESEKRKLEDWRPEVHDSDGLAIWTGSGERIWRPLINQPYAVTSSFVDHNPKGFGLLQRDRVFENYLDGVNYERRPSLWVEPLDGWGEGAVQLVELPTDDEIHDNIGVYWRPAAAPKAGASYRLRYRLHWLADEPYPAAVARCVATRIGRGGQPGKPRPRGVYKFAVEFAGAALEPLWGDTVKASPVVTGSSGAIQGAFIEPIPNTRRWRAIFDLIPDGAAPVELRLYIQGNGDALTETWLYQFRPPA; encoded by the coding sequence ATGATCGGAAAGACGAGTCGACGGGATTTCATGCGCCTGGGCGCGACGCTCGGGCTGGGCGCTCCGCTCCTGGCCGGCGCGCCGCGGAGTTGGTCGGAGCCGAAAGGGCTCAAGTTCGGCGCCTCCCTCCCTTTCAGTTACGAGATGCTGGTGAAACGCGCGGAGGCGCTTGCGTCGCGCCCTTATTCTCCGCCGCCGACGGTATCCGAGGTCGTTCGCAAACTGGATTACGAAGCCTGGGGCCATATCCGTTTCCGAACCGAGGACGCCTTGTTCGCCGAAGGGCCATCCGTTTACCCGGTCACGTTTTTCCATCTCGGCCAGTTTTTCCAGAAACCGGTCAAGGTTCATGCCGTCGAGGGCGGAAAATCACGCCAGATCTACTACAGCGCCGACTACTTCGACATGCCGGGTGACAGCCCGGCCCGGCAAATGCCGGAAAAATCGGGATTCGCCGGCTTGCGCCTGCAGGAGGCCCGCAGTCGCTCCGATTGGCGCACGCAGGACTGGATCGCCTACCTGGGGGCCTCTTATTTCCGCGCCATCGGTGCGCTCAACCAATATGGCCTTTCGGCGCGTGGCGTCGTCGTCGACGCGGCCGAGCCGACGCCGGAAGAATTCCCCGATTTCACCGAGTTCTACATCGAGGGTGCCGCTGCCGAAAACGATCCGGTCGTCATCTGCGCGCTGCTCGATGGTCCCAGCGTCACCGGGGCCTACCGTTTCCTCACTTGGCGGAAAGAAGGCGTGGTGCAGGAGATCGAGGCGGCGGTGTTCATGCGCCGGGGAGTCAAGCGGCTCGGCCTTGCACCGCTGACTTCGATGTACTGGTTCAGCGAATCGGAGAAACGGAAGCTGGAGGACTGGCGGCCCGAGGTCCACGATTCGGACGGCCTCGCGATCTGGACCGGGTCCGGCGAACGCATCTGGCGGCCGCTGATCAACCAGCCGTATGCCGTGACGTCGAGCTTCGTCGACCACAATCCGAAAGGGTTTGGCCTGCTTCAGCGGGACAGGGTGTTCGAGAACTATCTCGACGGCGTGAATTACGAACGCCGGCCCAGCCTGTGGGTCGAGCCGCTGGACGGCTGGGGTGAGGGGGCGGTGCAACTGGTGGAACTGCCCACGGACGACGAGATTCACGACAACATCGGCGTTTACTGGCGTCCGGCGGCGGCGCCCAAGGCCGGTGCGTCCTATCGTTTGCGGTACCGCTTGCACTGGTTGGCCGACGAACCGTATCCGGCCGCCGTCGCCCGTTGCGTCGCAACCCGCATCGGCCGAGGTGGCCAGCCCGGGAAGCCCAGGCCCCGGGGGGTCTACAAATTCGCCGTGGAATTCGCCGGCGCGGCGCTGGAGCCGCTGTGGGGCGACACCGTCAAGGCATCGCCGGTCGTCACGGGCTCCAGCGGGGCGATTCAGGGCGCCTTCATCGAGCCGATCCCCAATACGCGGCGCTGGCGCGCAATTTTTGATCTGATCCCCGACGGAGCCGCTCCGGTGGAACTGCGCCTTTACATTCAGGGCAATGGCGACGCACTGACCGAAACCTGGCTGTACCAGTTCCGGCCGCCGGCCTGA
- a CDS encoding ATP-grasp domain-containing protein, with translation MCIESGSAGNPSDIKKPSVLLVASNTPFQYRVLRCAAQAGASVFILGSRRAKFLALSRYCKDFVLYPRDFGEEDSSELVGIVNDLSSRLGIDYVIPGCGDTTRLLGEIGSRLHAKCFPVPPPSVFDTLNDKGKFAGLCLDLGMPHPASVLLAGPAELRSMYDSGRLHFPLIAKPVDAYGSEGVVKLEALSVHVDLDKIDYSPILLQEFVEGEDVCISLFCVQGVCKQQVVYKRKRGICFIEHDSLFELAQTVARHLNFDGVICFDARLVPDGKSVYLIECNPRFWYNMDFAMVAGVNFVGLGIDPVGHESCAATRKTFSSPYSLALKVFTPWRINAQDVAMLRYWLADPIPFLWIEIWLGLPGLIAGKATRAVRSIKQRFGR, from the coding sequence ATGTGTATCGAATCCGGGTCCGCCGGAAATCCGTCGGATATCAAAAAGCCTTCGGTGTTGCTGGTGGCGTCAAACACGCCATTTCAGTATCGTGTGTTACGGTGTGCCGCCCAGGCCGGCGCCTCCGTTTTCATCCTGGGAAGCAGGCGGGCGAAATTCTTGGCCTTGTCCAGATATTGCAAGGACTTCGTCCTGTATCCTCGCGATTTCGGAGAAGAGGATTCTTCGGAATTGGTTGGTATAGTCAATGATCTGAGTTCTAGATTGGGTATAGATTATGTCATTCCAGGTTGTGGCGATACTACCAGGCTGCTTGGGGAGATTGGAAGTCGGCTACATGCTAAATGCTTCCCTGTTCCACCTCCGTCAGTTTTCGATACGCTGAACGACAAAGGTAAATTTGCGGGCCTTTGTCTGGATTTGGGCATGCCTCATCCCGCCAGTGTGCTGCTGGCCGGTCCTGCTGAGCTGAGGTCGATGTATGATTCCGGCCGGCTTCATTTCCCCCTGATTGCTAAGCCTGTCGACGCTTATGGCAGTGAGGGCGTCGTAAAGCTTGAAGCCCTCTCGGTTCACGTCGATCTGGATAAAATCGATTACAGTCCCATTCTTCTGCAGGAGTTTGTGGAAGGAGAGGACGTTTGTATAAGTTTGTTTTGTGTTCAAGGGGTATGCAAACAGCAGGTCGTGTATAAGCGAAAGCGGGGCATCTGTTTTATTGAGCACGATTCCCTTTTCGAGCTGGCGCAAACGGTGGCGCGTCACCTCAATTTTGACGGAGTGATTTGTTTCGACGCTAGGCTGGTGCCGGATGGGAAAAGCGTTTATCTGATTGAGTGCAATCCCAGATTCTGGTACAACATGGATTTTGCCATGGTGGCTGGGGTCAATTTTGTTGGGCTCGGAATAGATCCGGTTGGTCATGAAAGTTGTGCGGCAACAAGAAAAACCTTCAGTTCCCCGTATTCGCTTGCTTTGAAGGTGTTTACTCCATGGAGGATAAACGCCCAGGACGTTGCCATGCTCAGGTATTGGTTGGCCGATCCGATTCCATTTTTGTGGATCGAGATATGGCTTGGCTTGCCCGGCTTGATCGCCGGCAAGGCAACGCGCGCTGTCAGGAGCATTAAGCAGCGCTTCGGGCGCTAG